In the Gasterosteus aculeatus chromosome X, fGasAcu3.hap1.1, whole genome shotgun sequence genome, one interval contains:
- the LOC120809146 gene encoding zinc finger protein 276 isoform X1: protein MKKKSRRAKPSAATGQPGGTRPAGGVGEDEGAPGLRGRPRRSVPDTTDGLYRDSTAAGADKSDNPRTPPESKSRAPAGRLSTALCRLCHGKFSPRSLRRAFDKWPQDAVESDAAARSPLLFHADFQRLVGVQLDRDPRLSEFICKKCHSKFYKCHGILLRFLQRVNLPPVGKENLQSWKKCPEASMHRAATTPQSITSDPECLRRLVSWAHHHGEACRCCPNLREVLQERCRGSVRAVWGCVDGHSYAMGARTLAADLCAGGISEQDGEEAQPSGDGSTGAEARRGPPALPAQTQSSSAAAAADCTDDTEDAGSQQGASPAPAQLEDPAADSDASDRFDSEGDFEEGRRGELSYDEMFEPYADKRARRVTAPSKRRRSPKALAEPKVKKRPGPKPGWKNKLKPKGEELPNIYKCPYQGCTAVYRAPDGLKKHIKEHHEEVKERPCPHPGCNKVFMIDRYLQRHVKLIHTEERNYICDQCGQTFKQRKHLSVHQMRHSGAKPLQTNHVTSRSFPIRCEVCGFQCRQRASLKYHMTKHKAEADLEFACLMCGKRFEKAHNLNVHMSMVHPLIQAKVQRSSQQQQQAPPPPPPSYSDLHAMALSGEAVRQDHDR, encoded by the exons atgaagaagaaaagcagaCGCGCGAAACCGTCGGCGGCTACGGGACAGCCCGGCGGGACGCGCCCAGCGGGGGGCGTCGGCGAGGACGAGGGGGCGCCCGGACTCCGGGGGCGACCCCGGAGGAGCGTGCCGGACACCACGGACGGTTTGTACCGCGACTCCACCGCCGCGGGGGCGGACAAGAGCGACAACCCTCGGACGCCGCCGGAGAGCAAGTCCAGAGCGCCAG CAGGCAGACTGTCGACGGCCCTCTGTCGCCTCTGCCACGGGAAGTTCTCGCCGCGCAGCCTGCGGCGCGCCTTCGACAAGTGGCCCCAGGACGCCGTCGAGTCGGACGCAGCCGCCCGGTCGCCCCTCCTGTTCCACGCAGACTTCCAGCGGCTGGTCGGCGTGCAGTTGGACCGAGATCCCCGCCTGTCAGAGTTCATCTGCAAGAAATGCCACTCCAAGTTCTACAAGTGCCACGGCATCCTGCTCAGGTTTCTGCAGAGAGTCAACCTCCCACCGGTTGGGAAAGAGAACCTGCAAAGCTG GAAGAAGTGTCCAGAGGCCTCGATGCACCGCGCCGCAACAA CGCCACAGTCCATCACCTCGGACCCCGAGTGCCTCCGCCGCCTGGTGTCCTGGGCCCACCACCACGGCGAGGCCTGCCGCTGCTGCCCCAACCTGagggaggtgctgcaggagcgGTGCCGGGGCTCCGTCAGGGCCGTTTGGGGCTGCGTCGACGGCCACAGCTACGCCATGGGCGCCCGGACACTCGCCGCGGACCTGTGCGCGGGGGGGATTTCGGAGCAGGACGGTGAAGAAGCGCAACCCAGCGGGGACGGAAGTACGGGCGCTGAGGCTCGGCGCGGTCCGCCTGCACTTCCTGCACAGACGCAGAGctcgtcggcggcggcggcggcggactgTACCGACGACACGGAAG ACGCCggcagccagcagggggcgtcTCCTGCTCCGGCGCAGCTGGAGGACCCGGCCGCTGACAGCGATGCGTCAGACAG GTTCGACTCTGAGGGCGACTTTGAGgagggccggagaggagagttGTCCTACGATGAGATGTTTGAGCCGTACGCAGACAAGAG agcgcGCAGGGTGACGGCCCCCAGCAAGAGGAGAAGGAGCCCAAAGGCCCTGGCGGAGCCCAAAGTAAAGAAAAGGCCGGGGCCCAAACCCGGCTGGAAGAACAAGCTGAAACCTAAAGG AGAGGAGCTGCCCAACATCTACAAGTGTCCGTATCAGGGCTGCACCGCCGTCTATCGAGCTCCCGATGGCCTGAAG AAGCACATCAAGGAGCACcacgaggaggtgaaggagcgACCCTGCCCTCATCCCGGCTGCAACAAGGTGTTCATGATCGACCGCTACCTGCAGCGCCACGTCAAGCTCATCCACACAG aggagaggaactaCATTTGCGATCAGTGTGGCCAAACCTTCAAACAGAGGAAACACCTCTCAGTCCACCAGATGAGACATTCGGGGGCCAAGCCACTCCA AACGAACCACGTGACATCGCGCTCCTTCCCCATCAGATGCGAGGTGTGCGGCTTCCAGTGCCGCCAGCGGGCGTCGCTCAAATACCACATGACCAAGCACAAGGCGGAGGCCGACCTGGAGTTTGCGTGCCTGATGTGCGGAAAGCGCTTCGAGAAGGCCCACAACCTGAACGTGCACATGTCCATGGTGCACCCGCTCATTCAGGCCAAGGTTCAGAgaagcagccagcagcagcagcaagccccgccccctcctcctccgtcctacTCAGACCTGCACGCCATGGCCCTGAGCGGGGAGGCGGTTCGGCAAGACCACGACAGATGA
- the LOC120809146 gene encoding zinc finger protein 276 isoform X2 → MKKKSRRAKPSAATGQPGGTRPAGGVGEDEGAPGLRGRPRRSVPDTTDGLYRDSTAAGADKSDNPRTPPESKSRAPGRLSTALCRLCHGKFSPRSLRRAFDKWPQDAVESDAAARSPLLFHADFQRLVGVQLDRDPRLSEFICKKCHSKFYKCHGILLRFLQRVNLPPVGKENLQSWKKCPEASMHRAATTPQSITSDPECLRRLVSWAHHHGEACRCCPNLREVLQERCRGSVRAVWGCVDGHSYAMGARTLAADLCAGGISEQDGEEAQPSGDGSTGAEARRGPPALPAQTQSSSAAAAADCTDDTEDAGSQQGASPAPAQLEDPAADSDASDRFDSEGDFEEGRRGELSYDEMFEPYADKRARRVTAPSKRRRSPKALAEPKVKKRPGPKPGWKNKLKPKGEELPNIYKCPYQGCTAVYRAPDGLKKHIKEHHEEVKERPCPHPGCNKVFMIDRYLQRHVKLIHTEERNYICDQCGQTFKQRKHLSVHQMRHSGAKPLQTNHVTSRSFPIRCEVCGFQCRQRASLKYHMTKHKAEADLEFACLMCGKRFEKAHNLNVHMSMVHPLIQAKVQRSSQQQQQAPPPPPPSYSDLHAMALSGEAVRQDHDR, encoded by the exons atgaagaagaaaagcagaCGCGCGAAACCGTCGGCGGCTACGGGACAGCCCGGCGGGACGCGCCCAGCGGGGGGCGTCGGCGAGGACGAGGGGGCGCCCGGACTCCGGGGGCGACCCCGGAGGAGCGTGCCGGACACCACGGACGGTTTGTACCGCGACTCCACCGCCGCGGGGGCGGACAAGAGCGACAACCCTCGGACGCCGCCGGAGAGCAAGTCCAGAGCGCCAG GCAGACTGTCGACGGCCCTCTGTCGCCTCTGCCACGGGAAGTTCTCGCCGCGCAGCCTGCGGCGCGCCTTCGACAAGTGGCCCCAGGACGCCGTCGAGTCGGACGCAGCCGCCCGGTCGCCCCTCCTGTTCCACGCAGACTTCCAGCGGCTGGTCGGCGTGCAGTTGGACCGAGATCCCCGCCTGTCAGAGTTCATCTGCAAGAAATGCCACTCCAAGTTCTACAAGTGCCACGGCATCCTGCTCAGGTTTCTGCAGAGAGTCAACCTCCCACCGGTTGGGAAAGAGAACCTGCAAAGCTG GAAGAAGTGTCCAGAGGCCTCGATGCACCGCGCCGCAACAA CGCCACAGTCCATCACCTCGGACCCCGAGTGCCTCCGCCGCCTGGTGTCCTGGGCCCACCACCACGGCGAGGCCTGCCGCTGCTGCCCCAACCTGagggaggtgctgcaggagcgGTGCCGGGGCTCCGTCAGGGCCGTTTGGGGCTGCGTCGACGGCCACAGCTACGCCATGGGCGCCCGGACACTCGCCGCGGACCTGTGCGCGGGGGGGATTTCGGAGCAGGACGGTGAAGAAGCGCAACCCAGCGGGGACGGAAGTACGGGCGCTGAGGCTCGGCGCGGTCCGCCTGCACTTCCTGCACAGACGCAGAGctcgtcggcggcggcggcggcggactgTACCGACGACACGGAAG ACGCCggcagccagcagggggcgtcTCCTGCTCCGGCGCAGCTGGAGGACCCGGCCGCTGACAGCGATGCGTCAGACAG GTTCGACTCTGAGGGCGACTTTGAGgagggccggagaggagagttGTCCTACGATGAGATGTTTGAGCCGTACGCAGACAAGAG agcgcGCAGGGTGACGGCCCCCAGCAAGAGGAGAAGGAGCCCAAAGGCCCTGGCGGAGCCCAAAGTAAAGAAAAGGCCGGGGCCCAAACCCGGCTGGAAGAACAAGCTGAAACCTAAAGG AGAGGAGCTGCCCAACATCTACAAGTGTCCGTATCAGGGCTGCACCGCCGTCTATCGAGCTCCCGATGGCCTGAAG AAGCACATCAAGGAGCACcacgaggaggtgaaggagcgACCCTGCCCTCATCCCGGCTGCAACAAGGTGTTCATGATCGACCGCTACCTGCAGCGCCACGTCAAGCTCATCCACACAG aggagaggaactaCATTTGCGATCAGTGTGGCCAAACCTTCAAACAGAGGAAACACCTCTCAGTCCACCAGATGAGACATTCGGGGGCCAAGCCACTCCA AACGAACCACGTGACATCGCGCTCCTTCCCCATCAGATGCGAGGTGTGCGGCTTCCAGTGCCGCCAGCGGGCGTCGCTCAAATACCACATGACCAAGCACAAGGCGGAGGCCGACCTGGAGTTTGCGTGCCTGATGTGCGGAAAGCGCTTCGAGAAGGCCCACAACCTGAACGTGCACATGTCCATGGTGCACCCGCTCATTCAGGCCAAGGTTCAGAgaagcagccagcagcagcagcaagccccgccccctcctcctccgtcctacTCAGACCTGCACGCCATGGCCCTGAGCGGGGAGGCGGTTCGGCAAGACCACGACAGATGA
- the LOC120809146 gene encoding zinc finger protein 276 isoform X5, which yields MKKKSRRAKPSAATGQPGGTRPAGGVGEDEGAPGLRGRPRRSVPDTTDGRLSTALCRLCHGKFSPRSLRRAFDKWPQDAVESDAAARSPLLFHADFQRLVGVQLDRDPRLSEFICKKCHSKFYKCHGILLRFLQRVNLPPVGKENLQSWKKCPEASMHRAATTPQSITSDPECLRRLVSWAHHHGEACRCCPNLREVLQERCRGSVRAVWGCVDGHSYAMGARTLAADLCAGGISEQDGEEAQPSGDGSTGAEARRGPPALPAQTQSSSAAAAADCTDDTEDAGSQQGASPAPAQLEDPAADSDASDRFDSEGDFEEGRRGELSYDEMFEPYADKRARRVTAPSKRRRSPKALAEPKVKKRPGPKPGWKNKLKPKGEELPNIYKCPYQGCTAVYRAPDGLKKHIKEHHEEVKERPCPHPGCNKVFMIDRYLQRHVKLIHTEERNYICDQCGQTFKQRKHLSVHQMRHSGAKPLQTNHVTSRSFPIRCEVCGFQCRQRASLKYHMTKHKAEADLEFACLMCGKRFEKAHNLNVHMSMVHPLIQAKVQRSSQQQQQAPPPPPPSYSDLHAMALSGEAVRQDHDR from the exons atgaagaagaaaagcagaCGCGCGAAACCGTCGGCGGCTACGGGACAGCCCGGCGGGACGCGCCCAGCGGGGGGCGTCGGCGAGGACGAGGGGGCGCCCGGACTCCGGGGGCGACCCCGGAGGAGCGTGCCGGACACCACGGACG GCAGACTGTCGACGGCCCTCTGTCGCCTCTGCCACGGGAAGTTCTCGCCGCGCAGCCTGCGGCGCGCCTTCGACAAGTGGCCCCAGGACGCCGTCGAGTCGGACGCAGCCGCCCGGTCGCCCCTCCTGTTCCACGCAGACTTCCAGCGGCTGGTCGGCGTGCAGTTGGACCGAGATCCCCGCCTGTCAGAGTTCATCTGCAAGAAATGCCACTCCAAGTTCTACAAGTGCCACGGCATCCTGCTCAGGTTTCTGCAGAGAGTCAACCTCCCACCGGTTGGGAAAGAGAACCTGCAAAGCTG GAAGAAGTGTCCAGAGGCCTCGATGCACCGCGCCGCAACAA CGCCACAGTCCATCACCTCGGACCCCGAGTGCCTCCGCCGCCTGGTGTCCTGGGCCCACCACCACGGCGAGGCCTGCCGCTGCTGCCCCAACCTGagggaggtgctgcaggagcgGTGCCGGGGCTCCGTCAGGGCCGTTTGGGGCTGCGTCGACGGCCACAGCTACGCCATGGGCGCCCGGACACTCGCCGCGGACCTGTGCGCGGGGGGGATTTCGGAGCAGGACGGTGAAGAAGCGCAACCCAGCGGGGACGGAAGTACGGGCGCTGAGGCTCGGCGCGGTCCGCCTGCACTTCCTGCACAGACGCAGAGctcgtcggcggcggcggcggcggactgTACCGACGACACGGAAG ACGCCggcagccagcagggggcgtcTCCTGCTCCGGCGCAGCTGGAGGACCCGGCCGCTGACAGCGATGCGTCAGACAG GTTCGACTCTGAGGGCGACTTTGAGgagggccggagaggagagttGTCCTACGATGAGATGTTTGAGCCGTACGCAGACAAGAG agcgcGCAGGGTGACGGCCCCCAGCAAGAGGAGAAGGAGCCCAAAGGCCCTGGCGGAGCCCAAAGTAAAGAAAAGGCCGGGGCCCAAACCCGGCTGGAAGAACAAGCTGAAACCTAAAGG AGAGGAGCTGCCCAACATCTACAAGTGTCCGTATCAGGGCTGCACCGCCGTCTATCGAGCTCCCGATGGCCTGAAG AAGCACATCAAGGAGCACcacgaggaggtgaaggagcgACCCTGCCCTCATCCCGGCTGCAACAAGGTGTTCATGATCGACCGCTACCTGCAGCGCCACGTCAAGCTCATCCACACAG aggagaggaactaCATTTGCGATCAGTGTGGCCAAACCTTCAAACAGAGGAAACACCTCTCAGTCCACCAGATGAGACATTCGGGGGCCAAGCCACTCCA AACGAACCACGTGACATCGCGCTCCTTCCCCATCAGATGCGAGGTGTGCGGCTTCCAGTGCCGCCAGCGGGCGTCGCTCAAATACCACATGACCAAGCACAAGGCGGAGGCCGACCTGGAGTTTGCGTGCCTGATGTGCGGAAAGCGCTTCGAGAAGGCCCACAACCTGAACGTGCACATGTCCATGGTGCACCCGCTCATTCAGGCCAAGGTTCAGAgaagcagccagcagcagcagcaagccccgccccctcctcctccgtcctacTCAGACCTGCACGCCATGGCCCTGAGCGGGGAGGCGGTTCGGCAAGACCACGACAGATGA
- the LOC120809146 gene encoding zinc finger protein 276 isoform X6 — translation MKKKSRRAKPSAATGQPGGTRPAGGVGEDEGAPGLRGRPRRSVPDTTDGRLSTALCRLCHGKFSPRSLRRAFDKWPQDAVESDAAARSPLLFHADFQRLVGVQLDRDPRLSEFICKKCHSKFYKCHGILLRFLQRVNLPPVGKENLQSWKKCPEASMHRAATTPQSITSDPECLRRLVSWAHHHGEACRCCPNLREVLQERCRGSVRAVWGCVDGHSYAMGARTLAADLCAGGISEQDGEEAQPSGDGSTGAEARRGPPALPAQTQSSSAAAAADCTDDTEDAGSQQGASPAPAQLEDPAADSDASDRFDSEGDFEEGRRGELSYDEMFEPYADKRARRVTAPSKRRRSPKALAEPKVKKRPGPKPGWKNKLKPKGEELPNIYKCPYQGCTAVYRAPDGLKKHIKEHHEEVKERPCPHPGCNKVFMIDRYLQRHVKLIHTEERNYICDQCGQTFKQRKHLSVHQMRHSGAKPLQCEVCGFQCRQRASLKYHMTKHKAEADLEFACLMCGKRFEKAHNLNVHMSMVHPLIQAKVQRSSQQQQQAPPPPPPSYSDLHAMALSGEAVRQDHDR, via the exons atgaagaagaaaagcagaCGCGCGAAACCGTCGGCGGCTACGGGACAGCCCGGCGGGACGCGCCCAGCGGGGGGCGTCGGCGAGGACGAGGGGGCGCCCGGACTCCGGGGGCGACCCCGGAGGAGCGTGCCGGACACCACGGACG GCAGACTGTCGACGGCCCTCTGTCGCCTCTGCCACGGGAAGTTCTCGCCGCGCAGCCTGCGGCGCGCCTTCGACAAGTGGCCCCAGGACGCCGTCGAGTCGGACGCAGCCGCCCGGTCGCCCCTCCTGTTCCACGCAGACTTCCAGCGGCTGGTCGGCGTGCAGTTGGACCGAGATCCCCGCCTGTCAGAGTTCATCTGCAAGAAATGCCACTCCAAGTTCTACAAGTGCCACGGCATCCTGCTCAGGTTTCTGCAGAGAGTCAACCTCCCACCGGTTGGGAAAGAGAACCTGCAAAGCTG GAAGAAGTGTCCAGAGGCCTCGATGCACCGCGCCGCAACAA CGCCACAGTCCATCACCTCGGACCCCGAGTGCCTCCGCCGCCTGGTGTCCTGGGCCCACCACCACGGCGAGGCCTGCCGCTGCTGCCCCAACCTGagggaggtgctgcaggagcgGTGCCGGGGCTCCGTCAGGGCCGTTTGGGGCTGCGTCGACGGCCACAGCTACGCCATGGGCGCCCGGACACTCGCCGCGGACCTGTGCGCGGGGGGGATTTCGGAGCAGGACGGTGAAGAAGCGCAACCCAGCGGGGACGGAAGTACGGGCGCTGAGGCTCGGCGCGGTCCGCCTGCACTTCCTGCACAGACGCAGAGctcgtcggcggcggcggcggcggactgTACCGACGACACGGAAG ACGCCggcagccagcagggggcgtcTCCTGCTCCGGCGCAGCTGGAGGACCCGGCCGCTGACAGCGATGCGTCAGACAG GTTCGACTCTGAGGGCGACTTTGAGgagggccggagaggagagttGTCCTACGATGAGATGTTTGAGCCGTACGCAGACAAGAG agcgcGCAGGGTGACGGCCCCCAGCAAGAGGAGAAGGAGCCCAAAGGCCCTGGCGGAGCCCAAAGTAAAGAAAAGGCCGGGGCCCAAACCCGGCTGGAAGAACAAGCTGAAACCTAAAGG AGAGGAGCTGCCCAACATCTACAAGTGTCCGTATCAGGGCTGCACCGCCGTCTATCGAGCTCCCGATGGCCTGAAG AAGCACATCAAGGAGCACcacgaggaggtgaaggagcgACCCTGCCCTCATCCCGGCTGCAACAAGGTGTTCATGATCGACCGCTACCTGCAGCGCCACGTCAAGCTCATCCACACAG aggagaggaactaCATTTGCGATCAGTGTGGCCAAACCTTCAAACAGAGGAAACACCTCTCAGTCCACCAGATGAGACATTCGGGGGCCAAGCCACTCCA ATGCGAGGTGTGCGGCTTCCAGTGCCGCCAGCGGGCGTCGCTCAAATACCACATGACCAAGCACAAGGCGGAGGCCGACCTGGAGTTTGCGTGCCTGATGTGCGGAAAGCGCTTCGAGAAGGCCCACAACCTGAACGTGCACATGTCCATGGTGCACCCGCTCATTCAGGCCAAGGTTCAGAgaagcagccagcagcagcagcaagccccgccccctcctcctccgtcctacTCAGACCTGCACGCCATGGCCCTGAGCGGGGAGGCGGTTCGGCAAGACCACGACAGATGA
- the LOC120809146 gene encoding zinc finger protein 276 isoform X3, which translates to MKKKSRRAKPSAATGQPGGTRPAGGVGEDEGAPGLRGRPRRSVPDTTDGLYRDSTAAGADKSDNPRTPPESKSRAPAGRLSTALCRLCHGKFSPRSLRRAFDKWPQDAVESDAAARSPLLFHADFQRLVGVQLDRDPRLSEFICKKCHSKFYKCHGILLRFLQRVNLPPVGKENLQSWKKCPEASMHRAATTPQSITSDPECLRRLVSWAHHHGEACRCCPNLREVLQERCRGSVRAVWGCVDGHSYAMGARTLAADLCAGGISEQDGEEAQPSGDGSTGAEARRGPPALPAQTQSSSAAAAADCTDDTEDAGSQQGASPAPAQLEDPAADSDASDRFDSEGDFEEGRRGELSYDEMFEPYADKRARRVTAPSKRRRSPKALAEPKVKKRPGPKPGWKNKLKPKGEELPNIYKCPYQGCTAVYRAPDGLKKHIKEHHEEVKERPCPHPGCNKVFMIDRYLQRHVKLIHTEERNYICDQCGQTFKQRKHLSVHQMRHSGAKPLQCEVCGFQCRQRASLKYHMTKHKAEADLEFACLMCGKRFEKAHNLNVHMSMVHPLIQAKVQRSSQQQQQAPPPPPPSYSDLHAMALSGEAVRQDHDR; encoded by the exons atgaagaagaaaagcagaCGCGCGAAACCGTCGGCGGCTACGGGACAGCCCGGCGGGACGCGCCCAGCGGGGGGCGTCGGCGAGGACGAGGGGGCGCCCGGACTCCGGGGGCGACCCCGGAGGAGCGTGCCGGACACCACGGACGGTTTGTACCGCGACTCCACCGCCGCGGGGGCGGACAAGAGCGACAACCCTCGGACGCCGCCGGAGAGCAAGTCCAGAGCGCCAG CAGGCAGACTGTCGACGGCCCTCTGTCGCCTCTGCCACGGGAAGTTCTCGCCGCGCAGCCTGCGGCGCGCCTTCGACAAGTGGCCCCAGGACGCCGTCGAGTCGGACGCAGCCGCCCGGTCGCCCCTCCTGTTCCACGCAGACTTCCAGCGGCTGGTCGGCGTGCAGTTGGACCGAGATCCCCGCCTGTCAGAGTTCATCTGCAAGAAATGCCACTCCAAGTTCTACAAGTGCCACGGCATCCTGCTCAGGTTTCTGCAGAGAGTCAACCTCCCACCGGTTGGGAAAGAGAACCTGCAAAGCTG GAAGAAGTGTCCAGAGGCCTCGATGCACCGCGCCGCAACAA CGCCACAGTCCATCACCTCGGACCCCGAGTGCCTCCGCCGCCTGGTGTCCTGGGCCCACCACCACGGCGAGGCCTGCCGCTGCTGCCCCAACCTGagggaggtgctgcaggagcgGTGCCGGGGCTCCGTCAGGGCCGTTTGGGGCTGCGTCGACGGCCACAGCTACGCCATGGGCGCCCGGACACTCGCCGCGGACCTGTGCGCGGGGGGGATTTCGGAGCAGGACGGTGAAGAAGCGCAACCCAGCGGGGACGGAAGTACGGGCGCTGAGGCTCGGCGCGGTCCGCCTGCACTTCCTGCACAGACGCAGAGctcgtcggcggcggcggcggcggactgTACCGACGACACGGAAG ACGCCggcagccagcagggggcgtcTCCTGCTCCGGCGCAGCTGGAGGACCCGGCCGCTGACAGCGATGCGTCAGACAG GTTCGACTCTGAGGGCGACTTTGAGgagggccggagaggagagttGTCCTACGATGAGATGTTTGAGCCGTACGCAGACAAGAG agcgcGCAGGGTGACGGCCCCCAGCAAGAGGAGAAGGAGCCCAAAGGCCCTGGCGGAGCCCAAAGTAAAGAAAAGGCCGGGGCCCAAACCCGGCTGGAAGAACAAGCTGAAACCTAAAGG AGAGGAGCTGCCCAACATCTACAAGTGTCCGTATCAGGGCTGCACCGCCGTCTATCGAGCTCCCGATGGCCTGAAG AAGCACATCAAGGAGCACcacgaggaggtgaaggagcgACCCTGCCCTCATCCCGGCTGCAACAAGGTGTTCATGATCGACCGCTACCTGCAGCGCCACGTCAAGCTCATCCACACAG aggagaggaactaCATTTGCGATCAGTGTGGCCAAACCTTCAAACAGAGGAAACACCTCTCAGTCCACCAGATGAGACATTCGGGGGCCAAGCCACTCCA ATGCGAGGTGTGCGGCTTCCAGTGCCGCCAGCGGGCGTCGCTCAAATACCACATGACCAAGCACAAGGCGGAGGCCGACCTGGAGTTTGCGTGCCTGATGTGCGGAAAGCGCTTCGAGAAGGCCCACAACCTGAACGTGCACATGTCCATGGTGCACCCGCTCATTCAGGCCAAGGTTCAGAgaagcagccagcagcagcagcaagccccgccccctcctcctccgtcctacTCAGACCTGCACGCCATGGCCCTGAGCGGGGAGGCGGTTCGGCAAGACCACGACAGATGA
- the LOC120809146 gene encoding zinc finger protein 276 isoform X4, with product MKKKSRRAKPSAATGQPGGTRPAGGVGEDEGAPGLRGRPRRSVPDTTDGLYRDSTAAGADKSDNPRTPPESKSRAPGRLSTALCRLCHGKFSPRSLRRAFDKWPQDAVESDAAARSPLLFHADFQRLVGVQLDRDPRLSEFICKKCHSKFYKCHGILLRFLQRVNLPPVGKENLQSWKKCPEASMHRAATTPQSITSDPECLRRLVSWAHHHGEACRCCPNLREVLQERCRGSVRAVWGCVDGHSYAMGARTLAADLCAGGISEQDGEEAQPSGDGSTGAEARRGPPALPAQTQSSSAAAAADCTDDTEDAGSQQGASPAPAQLEDPAADSDASDRFDSEGDFEEGRRGELSYDEMFEPYADKRARRVTAPSKRRRSPKALAEPKVKKRPGPKPGWKNKLKPKGEELPNIYKCPYQGCTAVYRAPDGLKKHIKEHHEEVKERPCPHPGCNKVFMIDRYLQRHVKLIHTEERNYICDQCGQTFKQRKHLSVHQMRHSGAKPLQCEVCGFQCRQRASLKYHMTKHKAEADLEFACLMCGKRFEKAHNLNVHMSMVHPLIQAKVQRSSQQQQQAPPPPPPSYSDLHAMALSGEAVRQDHDR from the exons atgaagaagaaaagcagaCGCGCGAAACCGTCGGCGGCTACGGGACAGCCCGGCGGGACGCGCCCAGCGGGGGGCGTCGGCGAGGACGAGGGGGCGCCCGGACTCCGGGGGCGACCCCGGAGGAGCGTGCCGGACACCACGGACGGTTTGTACCGCGACTCCACCGCCGCGGGGGCGGACAAGAGCGACAACCCTCGGACGCCGCCGGAGAGCAAGTCCAGAGCGCCAG GCAGACTGTCGACGGCCCTCTGTCGCCTCTGCCACGGGAAGTTCTCGCCGCGCAGCCTGCGGCGCGCCTTCGACAAGTGGCCCCAGGACGCCGTCGAGTCGGACGCAGCCGCCCGGTCGCCCCTCCTGTTCCACGCAGACTTCCAGCGGCTGGTCGGCGTGCAGTTGGACCGAGATCCCCGCCTGTCAGAGTTCATCTGCAAGAAATGCCACTCCAAGTTCTACAAGTGCCACGGCATCCTGCTCAGGTTTCTGCAGAGAGTCAACCTCCCACCGGTTGGGAAAGAGAACCTGCAAAGCTG GAAGAAGTGTCCAGAGGCCTCGATGCACCGCGCCGCAACAA CGCCACAGTCCATCACCTCGGACCCCGAGTGCCTCCGCCGCCTGGTGTCCTGGGCCCACCACCACGGCGAGGCCTGCCGCTGCTGCCCCAACCTGagggaggtgctgcaggagcgGTGCCGGGGCTCCGTCAGGGCCGTTTGGGGCTGCGTCGACGGCCACAGCTACGCCATGGGCGCCCGGACACTCGCCGCGGACCTGTGCGCGGGGGGGATTTCGGAGCAGGACGGTGAAGAAGCGCAACCCAGCGGGGACGGAAGTACGGGCGCTGAGGCTCGGCGCGGTCCGCCTGCACTTCCTGCACAGACGCAGAGctcgtcggcggcggcggcggcggactgTACCGACGACACGGAAG ACGCCggcagccagcagggggcgtcTCCTGCTCCGGCGCAGCTGGAGGACCCGGCCGCTGACAGCGATGCGTCAGACAG GTTCGACTCTGAGGGCGACTTTGAGgagggccggagaggagagttGTCCTACGATGAGATGTTTGAGCCGTACGCAGACAAGAG agcgcGCAGGGTGACGGCCCCCAGCAAGAGGAGAAGGAGCCCAAAGGCCCTGGCGGAGCCCAAAGTAAAGAAAAGGCCGGGGCCCAAACCCGGCTGGAAGAACAAGCTGAAACCTAAAGG AGAGGAGCTGCCCAACATCTACAAGTGTCCGTATCAGGGCTGCACCGCCGTCTATCGAGCTCCCGATGGCCTGAAG AAGCACATCAAGGAGCACcacgaggaggtgaaggagcgACCCTGCCCTCATCCCGGCTGCAACAAGGTGTTCATGATCGACCGCTACCTGCAGCGCCACGTCAAGCTCATCCACACAG aggagaggaactaCATTTGCGATCAGTGTGGCCAAACCTTCAAACAGAGGAAACACCTCTCAGTCCACCAGATGAGACATTCGGGGGCCAAGCCACTCCA ATGCGAGGTGTGCGGCTTCCAGTGCCGCCAGCGGGCGTCGCTCAAATACCACATGACCAAGCACAAGGCGGAGGCCGACCTGGAGTTTGCGTGCCTGATGTGCGGAAAGCGCTTCGAGAAGGCCCACAACCTGAACGTGCACATGTCCATGGTGCACCCGCTCATTCAGGCCAAGGTTCAGAgaagcagccagcagcagcagcaagccccgccccctcctcctccgtcctacTCAGACCTGCACGCCATGGCCCTGAGCGGGGAGGCGGTTCGGCAAGACCACGACAGATGA